One Nonomuraea angiospora DNA segment encodes these proteins:
- a CDS encoding NUDIX hydrolase, translating to MTHLTVPWIPVRHRLDVILSPALPPVDKTTSAFAFVSDQTGRTLMTCVDEEGRGWDIPGGHLEPGETALDAAARELYEETGLRLPATALSAFAWQRIELLDAAPAGYRYPPLTYMVMFRARLPHPGRPTHPPAGSESTRADWLSPSEIARVCPDRTWLSLLEGPSPQ from the coding sequence ATGACTCATCTGACGGTCCCCTGGATCCCCGTACGCCATCGCCTGGACGTGATCCTGTCCCCGGCCCTCCCGCCTGTGGACAAGACCACGTCGGCGTTCGCGTTCGTCTCGGACCAGACCGGCAGAACGCTCATGACGTGCGTGGACGAGGAGGGCCGCGGGTGGGACATCCCCGGCGGCCACCTCGAACCGGGCGAGACGGCCCTCGACGCCGCGGCGAGGGAGCTGTACGAGGAGACGGGCCTGCGCCTGCCGGCCACCGCGCTGTCCGCCTTCGCCTGGCAGCGCATCGAGCTCCTGGACGCGGCCCCGGCCGGCTACCGCTACCCGCCGCTGACGTACATGGTGATGTTCAGGGCCCGGCTCCCGCATCCCGGCCGGCCGACCCATCCGCCGGCCGGCTCGGAGAGCACCAGGGCGGACTGGCTCTCACCATCGGAGATCGCCCGCGTCTGCCCTGATCGCACCTGGTTGTCGCTTCTGGAGGGCCCGAGCCCGCAATAG
- a CDS encoding ABC transporter permease, with product MTTFFRDTATVFSREFRPVLRDSVGLLFEMGQPLLFLFLFGSLLDGAVGSSWQWFVPGILVMMCLTGPMSSGYTLLVELIGGSLERLMVTPLNRTAMLVGRTMKTMIVLLAQAVLIIVLAVPLGFELYPAGVLAGLAQLVVFGVGLGSLSFVLAIKSAPSGTLFYVVSQSVMFPLLLLSGVLLPMETAPAWLRAVGYANPVTYIVEAQRALFSGNLTSPSILYGTAAACAIAAIGLYLGNRAMRRGV from the coding sequence ATGACGACATTCTTTCGTGACACCGCCACCGTCTTCTCGCGCGAGTTCAGGCCGGTCCTGCGCGACTCGGTCGGGCTGCTGTTCGAGATGGGGCAGCCGCTGCTGTTCCTGTTCCTGTTCGGGTCGCTGCTGGACGGGGCGGTCGGGTCGTCGTGGCAGTGGTTCGTGCCGGGGATCCTGGTCATGATGTGCCTGACGGGCCCCATGTCCTCCGGCTACACCCTGCTGGTCGAGCTGATCGGCGGCTCGCTGGAGCGCCTGATGGTCACCCCGCTGAACCGTACGGCGATGCTGGTGGGCCGGACGATGAAGACCATGATCGTGCTGCTGGCCCAGGCCGTCCTGATCATCGTGCTGGCCGTCCCCCTGGGCTTCGAGCTGTATCCGGCGGGCGTCCTGGCGGGCCTGGCGCAGCTCGTCGTCTTCGGCGTCGGCCTGGGCTCGCTGTCGTTCGTGCTGGCCATCAAGTCGGCGCCCAGCGGCACGCTCTTCTACGTCGTCAGCCAGTCGGTCATGTTCCCCCTGCTCCTCCTCTCGGGGGTGCTGCTGCCCATGGAGACGGCTCCGGCGTGGCTGCGGGCGGTCGGGTACGCGAATCCGGTCACGTACATCGTCGAAGCCCAGCGAGCCCTCTTCTCCGGAAACCTGACAAGCCCCTCGATCCTTTACGGGACCGCCGCCGCCTGCGCGATAGCCGCGATCGGCCTGTATCTGGGCAACCGGGCCATGCGCCGGGGTGTCTGA
- a CDS encoding ATP-binding cassette domain-containing protein: MIHTRGLTRVFKVKKERVEAVRGIDLEVEAGQLVAFLGPNGAGKSTTLRMLTTLLPPTSGTAMVAGHDVAKDPAGVRARIGYVGQRNSAGENFLVRDELVTQGRCYGLDARQASARAEELLDLLDLRALAKRRPGTLSGGQRRRLDIALGLIHRPGLLFLDEPSTGLDPKSRADIWQHILRLRETYGTTLFLTTHYLEEADNMAERVVIIDNGRIIADGTAEQLKNDLAGDHITITTSTEEEARRAAELGGGGAADGTTVRLRVPNAAAALPDYLRTLDGSGIKVTTAETIRPTLDDVFLALTGRSLTDDDILS; this comes from the coding sequence ATGATCCATACCCGGGGACTGACCCGTGTGTTCAAAGTCAAGAAGGAGCGGGTGGAAGCCGTACGCGGCATCGACCTGGAGGTGGAGGCCGGCCAGCTCGTCGCCTTCCTGGGGCCCAACGGCGCGGGCAAGTCCACCACCCTGCGCATGCTCACGACCCTCCTGCCGCCCACCTCGGGCACCGCCATGGTGGCGGGCCACGACGTGGCCAAGGACCCGGCGGGCGTGCGCGCCCGTATCGGCTACGTGGGCCAGCGCAACAGCGCGGGCGAGAACTTCCTCGTCCGCGACGAGCTGGTCACCCAGGGCCGCTGCTACGGACTGGACGCCAGGCAGGCGAGCGCCCGCGCCGAGGAGCTGCTCGACCTGCTCGACCTCAGAGCGCTGGCCAAGCGGCGCCCCGGCACGCTCTCGGGCGGCCAGCGCCGCCGCCTGGACATCGCGCTCGGCCTCATCCACCGACCCGGCCTGCTCTTCCTCGACGAGCCCTCGACCGGTCTCGACCCGAAGAGCCGCGCCGACATCTGGCAGCACATCCTCCGGCTGCGGGAGACGTACGGGACGACGCTGTTCCTGACCACCCACTACCTGGAGGAAGCCGACAACATGGCCGAACGCGTGGTGATCATCGACAACGGCCGGATCATCGCGGACGGCACCGCCGAGCAGCTCAAGAACGACCTCGCCGGCGACCACATCACGATCACCACCAGCACGGAGGAGGAGGCGCGCAGGGCCGCGGAGCTCGGCGGCGGGGGCGCCGCCGACGGGACCACCGTGCGCCTGCGCGTCCCCAACGCGGCCGCCGCGCTCCCCGACTACCTCAGAACCCTGGACGGCTCCGGCATCAAGGTCACCACCGCCGAGACCATCCGTCCGACGCTCGACGACGTGTTCCTCGCTCTTACCGGGAGAAGCCTCACCGATGACGACATTCTTTCGTGA